The Erigeron canadensis isolate Cc75 chromosome 1, C_canadensis_v1, whole genome shotgun sequence genome segment aacttcTAATTAACTCTTCATTGGAGATGCTCTTAGTTCGAAATTACACtggttttgttaaacaaaaccctaacgTTATATttaaagtatattaaatagttgCATACTTAACGTAATATTAAAACACCCATAATTTACAGACAAAAAATATAGAACAATTTGAATAagttttatacttagaaaaataatgtaattttttgtgaaaaatcaaaaaatttcaaatcaaTAAAAGACAATTAGAATGTTCTTAAAAATGATGTAATAAAACTAGTATACAAGTATTAGGACTCGAAAAGGTCAGACGAATGATCGGGAAAAATTAAAAGTCGAGGATAAATGAAGGCTCGGTAACATTCTAGTACATATCATTAACACTAGATAACTAATCATGAATTACACTGATAAGAGCTTACAAATCTATATTTTAGGCTGAGATTTTGTACACTTCTCTTTTATTATGACCATTAGATAACTTTCATTAAGGTAACATtgtcttatatttttatttgacttTGCCGTCTTCAACAGTATCTTGTAACAAGTTTTGAGTAATCTATCTGAATCTTCCATCCCATATTTGTCCAATAATCACTATAGAAGATGgaacataaacaaaataagaaTCATATTAACGTTTAAATGTTGAAGTGCTAAACCTCCTTTACAAAAGTGAGAGGCTTAACTGATTGATGTCAACACACTATACATGAGAGGAGAAAATTTATGAGTTTTGTCACTTGCCACCTGATAGTAATAAACAATTTGCACATTCATAAATCGCATATTTATactacattattttttattatatctacattatttatctttaaatcaattacatttatatgAGCTACCTACATTATTTAGTGGTGCTACCATCAccattaagatatcactaccaCTAATTGTTGTTATCACCGTCGTTGTTGCATTGTATGGATATTTCTAAaggaaacaaaagaaaaggtttGATATGATCAAAAGGGGTAATTTAAGCATTTGTATATACTACAAGGTCCATACTTGTTCTCTTCATTATTTCCCCCCATCGTTGTCGTCatcaaactaaaaacaaaaaaacaaaaaactcagTGTCTCCGTACTCATTCGCCGGCGCCACCAATCCGACCGACCCGAATTCTTCTCAACTATAGATACACTTATAATAATCTCCGATCTGTGTATTTCAATCACACACACGCACTAAACACACCTAAAATGTTCACACAGTTCGGCACCACCGCTGAGAACTTCAGCAAggcatcaacaatggtgttccGGATCGGAACAGACGCTCATCTTTACGACGATCCAGATGACGTCAGCATCTCGCCGCTTTTAGACAGCAAATACGATTCCGAAAAATGTGAAGCTCTTAAACGATTACTCGCCTTAATCGCACAGGGTTTAGATGTATCTAATTATTTCCCTCAGGTAACTTAATCTAATAATTATcacatcatttttatttttatttttatgttaattattaaTCAATTCACtaattttgtgattattttgCTGTTATATTTTCATAGATAGATAAAATTTTACCAAAAATTGAATTATAGCTGAAATTAGTTAGAATAACAAACTAGCATTTTAAGGACGAGAAAAGCGGCGATTCCGAAATTAAATCGATCATAACTACTACTTACATTTCACGAACTTGTTCATTGGAAATAGGAGGGACTTTCTAAAATAAGGCCTTTTCGGTTAGAGATTTTTACGTAAAGTTACTATAGTATGTTAGAGCTTAGTACATTTTTGACTTGCAACTCGTCTCGAGAGTGAAAATTGAGTTGGTTTTATTTGTGATTAAAAACGGGCATTTAGGTACGCAAAAGTGAGGCTCTAAAAATCGGAGGTTTAAGCTCTAGCTATTAGCAGCTTCACTCCAATTTTGAGTTGTTTATGATGATGTAATGATGAACCTTCAACTGTGCAGCGGTAAATGCTTTAtgtaaaagtatagatatagatgtaggTTTAGATGATTTGTAGCCATTTTGGTATGAGTTCATATGGAAGGTTTAGAGTAGAAGGTATGGTCATACCCAGAACAACGAAAAAAGTTGCCACATTCAGGACCACTTTTTACCTGCTGTGGTCACACGGTTATGGTGTGCTTAGTTCTTCCACTGCCTGAAACCTTACATCGTCTAcacttatatgattataataCCTAATAGTTgatcataaaaaaatttctgTCAAGTTGTACtttcaatattaaatattaacaaGCTTTgataatacttaaaaaagtGTATACATGGTTAGCGAGTGTGTAAATctgatatatacatatgttcaccgaaaaagtttgtgtttttctAATTGTTACAAGTATATGGCAGTTTGAATTCAGAGAAGTTCACTTGTAATGGTGTATATGATTCATTTTACAGGTTGTTAAGAATGTTGCATCTCAGTCGTTGGAGGTTAAGAAGCTAGTTTACTTATATCTGCTGCATTATGCTGAAAGGCAAGCTCTTTGTTTATGAATCTTTACCTGTAATATCAATTCTTGAACCAAACCTTGTATTTAGTTGAATATATGATTCCATTAACTTACATAAGTGCTACAATTTATGATACACAACCCTTTTTCCTTTGTAAAGTATTGCATGGTTAGTGAAGACGAGATAGTTTCTCTTAGAGGCTTTAGTTTACTAGGATTTTAAGTTATAAACCATGGCCTGCAATTTGGTTTTGTgctatacttttaaatttacaaCAGTGGATAGGAGGATGGTCAGCATAGTTTTGTTTTATCCATTCTAGTAATTAtagttacaaacttacaatatACAACTATGCTAGGCATAATTTGATCATATTTGTTCCATATATTAGGCGTCCGAATGAAGCATTGTTGTCAATTAATATTTTCCAGAGAGATTTGGGGGACCAGAACCCATTAGTGAGGGCCTGGGCACTGCGTACTATGGCTGGTATTCGTCTGCATGTGATCTCGCCTCTTGTTTTGGTGGCAGTAAGGAAATGTTCCCGTGATCCATCTGTATATGTGCGAAAATGTGCTGCTAATGCTCTCCCAAAGCTTCATGATTTGCGTCTTGAAGAAAATGCTACAGCAATTATCGAGGTTAGTCATTGTAGTGTGCTACTAATTTTCTAAGGCAAGTTAGGTAAAAGATAACCAAATTTGGTATGAACCTTTTTTTGGTAGTCGTCTCTTTATTGGCCAGATAAAAAACATtatagtttttagtttttttttttaagtttaattacTTGAGATAAACCGCTTTTTAAGTGCCAAATCAGTGTCATGTCAAAGGAAGAAGTCAACATGGTAAAAAAAATACCTACACGTCAGTTACTAAGTTGTGTGCCCTGTTAGTGGATCAGATACCtgcatttaatttttttttttttttttttttttaaatttggttaCTATAAATCCAAATATTATGAAAATATGGCTGCCCTTAAACAAGCTAGTTACTACTTACCCGAAGTAGAGATTGTTCCAAAGTTGGAGACAGTTTGTTTCAGTTCTCAAGTGAAAGATAGAGGAGAGTTAGAAGGGAAAATACATACATGTAAACGTGTAGTGTCTGTTAATTGCAGATTATTGGAATACTATTGAATGACAATTCCCCTGGAGTAGTTGGAGCTGCTGCAGCAGCATTTGCTTCTGTGTGCCCAAATAATTTACCCCTTATTGGTAGAAGCTACAAAAGACTGTGTGAGATTCTTCCTGATGTAGAGGAGTGGGGTCAGATCATTTTAATAGGAATTCTGCTCCGTTATGTGATTGCAAGACATGGGCTTGCAAAAGAATCTATTATGGCATCATTATGTCCCGAAGACTTAAATGATGTAAAAAGTGGTTCAGACTCGGATACCAACTATTTAGGAATCAAGAAAACATATGAAGCCAACAGTGTTATTCAGAATCCTGAGCTAGTAGCTATGGTCTCCCGAAGTTACCTTTCAGGACTAGATAAGTACTTGCCACATTCGACTACTGCAGATGTGATACCACCGGAATTTGATTCATCGAGATTCACATCATCCAAAAGTGACGATGATGTGAAGATCCTGCTACAGTGCACTTCACCTTTATTATGGAGTCGGAACAGTGCAGTGGTGCTTGCTGCTGCTGGGGTACATTGGATTATGGCTCCACGGGAAGACATTCCAAAAATTGTCAAGCCTCTTTTGTTTCTCTTGAGATCATCCACTGCCTCAAAATATGTGGTATTGCTCTTGCATTCCAACTCatgtatttattgttttttgaatTATGTCTGCTTTACATGCCTAGGTGGCTAGGTAAATTATCTTGTAGACCTATGCTCCCTGATTCCCATATGCTAGAGGTGGATTGACAACCTTAATACTCATGAAACCtatttggagtttttttttttttttctcgaatGGGTCAAGTGGGTTACTTAAACAAATATTTTCTAaagaaatgggtcaaacaggtcAAACTGATCATGACTAgtctattttattattaatgccTAAACCCTCCTACAAACAGGCCTTGACTTAACGTAATCTTGTGGCCTGTCAACCAAGAGGTTGTGAGCAGTAATCTTAATTGAGACACAAGTGTATGTGTATTACATGTGTTTGAGTCTTTGCATTCTAAAGAATATTTATTTTTGCATAACCCTCCTGAATCCTTTTattgaaaaaagttttatttttattaatcgtAAAAAAAGATTAAACGATTTAATGGAAAGTGTTTCAGATCAATCGAACCAGAACCAGTCAGGTTTGACCAGTTAAAGAAGTATCTGTTTTGCACCATTATGTGACCCATTGATTATACTTTCTGCCACCTTTAACGTAGATGAGACTGCTCAGAGATTAcgatatttttatatgtatcatACTGGTAATAACTTTCGGTTACTTAACTATTTTAAGTAGGTTATTATCACTGATGCAGGTCCTATGCAACATTCAAGTCTTTGCTAAAGTGATGCCTTCTCTTTTCGCtccaagttttgaagacttctTTGTAAGCTCTTCTGATGCATACCAAGTTAAAGCACTGAAGCTTGAGATCCTTTCTTCCATCGCCACAGATGCATCAATCTCAGTTATATTTCAAGAGTTCCAGGTACTTTTTGCTGTTGCAATTGTGTTAATTTGTCAATACTTTTACAGTTTCACTTCTATCGGAAGGTCTAGAGCATTGCAATTACTTTCTCACACATGTCAATCAGTGTTAAAAATTTTGCAGTTTACATTAATATAATTGTATCGAATATATTCTTTCTTATAGGATTATGTCAGAGATCCAGACAGGAGATTTGCTGCTGATACTGTTGCTGCTATTGGTCTGTGTGCTAAGCAGAATTCACAAGTAGCAACCACCTGCTTGGAGGGACTACTGGCTCTAACATCACCCAGTCAGTTACCAATCCTTTGTCTGTTTTATCTGGAAAATATATTCAGTTTTAAGCTTAAAGTTATTTAACACCTGTAGAATCTGTAAATTGTACCTCTGGATCCATGGAAGATGATGCAGCTGTTTTGATTCAAGCAATTACATCCATCAaagatattataaaacaagatcCTTTTAGGCATGATAAGGTACTTGCATTACCTTCTTACAGATCGGATCTTGTAATACTTCTCACTTACAAGTACATTTCAGGTATATCGTTAACTTATTAAACAATCATGCTGTTCAAGGTTCTTTATGATGCTAATATGTTTTAGGTATTAAGTCGAATGCCTATCCATTTGTGGTATtggggctagggttccctccattaccctttttttactAGTTAAACACGCTtaaataatttgtaaattaGTTTTGATTGCCACCTCTATTGTTCATGATTTTATTATGGTTTTCATGTTAGTGCATTCTGACAAGTCACTTCTACTACAGGCCATTATATTTTTGGCCCGGAATTTGGATTCAATCAAGGTTCCTGTTGCCCGTGCATTGATTGTTTGGCTAGTGGGTGAATACAATTCTGTTGGCGATATCATTCCAAAGATGGTACCCGTGATTCTAAGATATCTGGCTCGACGCTTTCCTTCTGAGTCGGTTGAGACAAAACATCAGATTCTAAATGCTGTTGTTAAGGTATGATGAACTGAACAGTTCACATTATCATTCTATCTATTAATGTTTCAATAGAACTCCCCAAACTTTCAAACAACTGTAGTTTGTCGGTTACTAGGTCAAAATAAATGATGTGCGAGCTAACATATCAGTAACTTTGGCCTTGTTTACGTTTCTTTGTGTCGCTAACGTGGCACCTGAAAATCAATTACCTAGATTAGTCCATATCAAAAGCTTTGAAAGCTTGAGCCTTTTGGTTAGTGCAAATAAATGCCTTACCCAAAGCAGAACTCAAACCAATATGTATTACCTATGTAAGAAATTTGACTAAATATTTAGTTAAAGTTATCAGCAGAAGCCAGGATATGAAGTATATACTTTTTCTTATTCTTCATATTGTATACATTGCAGGTCCTTTTAGGTTCAAAAGGGGAAGATTTCAAAACTGCAAAAACCATACTAAGCTATGTTCTGGAGCTTGCCAAATTTGATCTAAATTATGATGTGCGAGATCGGGCACGTGTGTTAAGAAAGCTTCTATCATGCTACTATAATCCGAGTGAACTAGAGGAAGAAACTAGTCAGAAACCTGAAAATAATGAACTAGCACTTTTAGTTGCTGAACATATATTTGGGGATACAATAACATCATCAACCGAAATGGTTAATAATCGTTTCTACCTTCCAGGGTCTCTCTCACAGATAGTTCTCCATGCAGCCCCAGGGTATGAACCTCTTCCCGAGCCTTGTAGCCTAACCGAATTGGATATGATCAAAGAAATGAATATATCAGGTGAAGGCACCGCTGAGGTTGAATCGTATGAAGTTGATCATTCTGGCTCCGACTCAGGGTCTATGAATGAAGAAGGCAGTTATGATTCAGAAGACTCTGTCACTAGCTCATCAGGAACTGATAATACCAATGAGAGTGCTGAAAATGACGATAATGATAACACTGAATCACTAATTAACTTTTCCGATGTTGGCAAATCAGAAAAAGATGTTGAAGTTTCGAAGGAGAACAATCTTCATAGTGATTTTAGTGAATTGATGTCGAAAGGAGCTTTAGAATCATGGTTGGATGAAAATCCAAGTTCAAGTCAGAATGTACCTGGATTAGATAATGAAAGGATATCATCAGCAAGGATTTCAATTGGAGATATTAGTGGGAGAGTCAACCCGAGAACATATACACTTCTAGATCCAGCATATGGAAATGGGTTGAGAGTAGTGTATACATTTTCATCTGAATCATCAACCATATCACCATCACTCGTAAGTGTCAACACTTTTTTTGAAAACTGCTCTAGCGAGCCAATGTCTAAAGTATTTCTGAGTGGTGAAGAATCTGACACGAGTTCTGAATCTTTGGACCAGTCATTGCCTACTGATGGAAGGTACTTGATCATTATCTTTGTCCTATgtggttttttatgtttttctaatGGTTTATAGCTGTGATTCATGTTCAAATTTGTATTATGCAGTTCTTTGCAATCTCAAAAGGATGTTCTGGCTCCTGTAGAGGAAATTGATGTGCTTAAACCTGGTGAGACTACAAAACAAATCATCCATGTTCGGTTTAATCATCATCTCTTACCTCTGAAGCTCATCTTACGGTGCAATGGCAAAAAACACCCGGTTAAATTACGTCCTGACATAGGATATTTCATAAAGCCTCTCCCAATGGATCTTGATGTTTTCTCCCACAAAGAATCTGAACTTCCTGGAATGTTTGAATACACAAGAAGGTAGGatacttgttttttttattattattttgttaaatctttTGACAGTGATGGGTTGAGGTGGTGGGTTAAcctatttatataaaaagcaAGTAAACTTGGGTTGTATATGTTTATACCAGCTCAAAtgggtataaatataaaaaaaaagtagctaaTAATGAAATAGGCTaacaattttctaattttttttatgttaatgaatatttttattatcttaataatatagttttattttttaaacatatttagtACTTAGATTATCTATCAAAATGAAAAggcaaaaaaataataagattgGTAGGCCGGTGGCAGTGCCCCCTGGCCCTATCCCTTTTGGCGCTCACAAGTTTTACCTATTTTCACATGAAACAAAGTATTATCAATTACTTgaccacccattttgccactaaAACATTTAGCGATGGTGGTGCGTAATATGATAATTGAGAAGATCTATTCTTGGCACCTACTCTTATTTTATACACAGTTTCTGTCTGCATATATTAATTTCATATTCCTTTCATCTGTACAGATGTTCCTTCACAGATCACCTTGCAGAGGTGATCAATGACAAGGATCATGATGGGTCATTGGTAAAGGATTCGTTTATTGTTATATGTCAAACTTTAGCATCAAAGATGCTCAGCAATGCAAATCTTCATCTTGTATCTGTAAGCATGCCCGTGGATGCAAACCTCAATGATGCATCAGGACTATGCTTAAGGTTCAGTGGTGAGATCCTAAGCAACTCGATTCCTTGCCTTGTATCTGTTACACTTGATGGTAACTGCTTTGAACCACTTAATGCATCTGTAAAAATCAACTGTGAAGAAACTGTGTTTGGTCTGAATCTGTTGAACAGAATTATGAACTTTTTAGCCGAGCCTCCTCTCACTAGTTAGGTATACACCATGTTTGATATAAAGGTTGTGAAGAGTATATTGATGTGCGTTCCTAAAAGGCTCTTTTTGGTTCGGGTATATCAGAGATTGAATAGTTTTGGAACTAAAGAAAGGCGCACGGATCAAAATACCAAATTGTTGATTGCTATTTGAATCAAAGCTTTCCCTTTGATCGATGCAAAGGAAACATGAAGTTGGCACCTTCAAAATACGACCACGTTAAGAGAGGGATGAGCATTATTTGTAATTTACACCAGCTATCTCTGTGTGTCGCTATCAAATCAgcttgacagcttgtgcaaacTAGGAGTGGTTAGTGTTCTTGAgtgatttatttgtttaattgttgAGTTTACTTACCGGCATTGGAGACTTGGagtttcttgtttttgttatgaacttatatttgtacatattttGTAAACTAGAACCCAGGTGTATTTTAATAGAATGTGACAACTATATGATCTCATAACATCCCATTTCACGTTTATTATGGTATATTGTCAATCTgcatgtaaattagtaagacATAACAGCTTTATACAAAATATTGGTGATTGTATCGATGTTTGTTGGATCATCTCAACATTTAGCCTTGATTATCAAATGAATTTTGTATATCTGTATGTCTAAAAGGGGcatcaaaaactaaaacaatGGAAATGTTATCTTATTTATGGTATGCCGTTTCTCTTCCAGTGTACACCATATTAGAAGACATTCAGCTTCGACACCTTCATCTATCATATTTTAATGCATTTTTCCTTTCTTCTCATATCCTGTTTTCTCGTCTCTTGTACAACGCCAACTTTCCCTCTTAAAACCAGGACTTCCTTGCTGGAAAGTACTTACTCAATCtctattaatatttaatagttTAATACACCCTTACAAGTTACAATCTTCTGTTTCTTCATTATCGTTGCATAACTCGAGTTCAGTTCTAGCAACAAATAATTTGGTAATCAGATGTATGTGCTCGGGTTTGTGCTTGCAAGTTTACCTAAGAACGTGCATGTATGAGCAAGTACTTGATCATCATATATAGATATTGACTCCGAAAATTGGTAGGGTGCAATTGGATACGTCCAATTGAACAGGTTAATGGATTCTAGAGAGTCGTCCATATGCTATTTCTGTGTTATATAGTTGTCATTATATCTTACAGGTTCAAATGTGATATAAGAAAGCAGAACTAAGAAAAAGAAACACAGAAAGGAAAAAAACGCCTTCCGTGGGACTCGAACCCACGACCACGTGGTTAAAAGCCACGCGCTCTACCAACTGAGCTAGAAAGGCTGCTTGTTAGTTTCTTCATCTGTTTCCTCATTATTCGCTCTCTTAGTAGCTAACAAACATTTGAATGAGATTTCTATAACTACTTTATACATGATTTCGACATTGAATGATTGATCCTCACATGTAAAAATACGATATATGAGCAGCGGGAACAGGACATAACTATCAACATGACGAAGCCAACCTTGCAAATATTCGACATACCATGCTGTGAAGCTGTATGTTTGAAGTTTTTGTGGACTTTAAAAGTATGAGTGTGACTATTTTAGTTGACTCATTGTAATTGACGAGTTTATTCCAGTGAAATTGTTCATATCTCTTGTTGAGTGTTTTGACATGAACAGAAATGTGTTGTCAAGATTCATGACCATCACTAAAAGTAGCTGCATTTTTTGGCTGGCCAAATCttacaaaatatatgtattccGATTAGCCTTCAACGTTTGCAATCGCAACTGATTACATTTCAGTTGCGAAGCATAATATGAAAAACTTGGTCATTTATATTGGACCTTTTCTAGGATTGGACATTTAAACTGATAAGTATATGATTAGGAACAAAGGTCTTGATAACTTATACATATGTTGGTTACACTTGGAAGATACAAGACCTTAGGCCTGTTTCCTTTCCAGATGAATTATTTtaaatcattaataaaaaaaaaaaaaattaaaaacaaactcTTCCTATTTTCATATAAGTGGAAATACATAAAACCTGCTATTACAGAATAAATCTCATTCAATGCATACAAAAAATCCCTCGATAGGGGATTCGGGTATTTCACATTTCTCCTTTACATTCTGCTCTCGTTCAACCAGTAAGTCCTTTCTTCCTCGGAACACAACTAACATGTCAAAACTGTACAGCGAAATGCTCTCCTTTCTCATCTCTTACCAGTAGTTGACCCCACACCAGAACCCACATGTTTAGGATAAGAAACCGGTTCTCTTCTTGTAATATCTGCGGCTTTCTGCAAATCTTGGAGTTGCTCCAATGTTTTTACTATCTCAGCAGCACTTGGCCTGTGTTTAGGCTCTTTCAAGAGGCATTTCATTGCAAGCATGGCGGCTCTCATGGCCACAGTTGATGAGTACTGCCCGTTTAGACGTGGGTCCATGATGAGAAGAATCCTTCGTTTGCTGGTTAAGTAAGGCTTAGCATACTCAACAAGTATTTGCTCACCGGGTGGACGGTTCTTATCTATGCACCGCCTCCCGGTCAAGATTTCTAGTAGGACCACTCCAAAACTGTATATGTCGCTCCTTGCTGTTAAATGACCTTCAAAAAGATGCACCATTTACACAAGGTTAGATAAATCAAGTCATTATGGGAAGCAAGAGTGGATTAAGATAGTAACTTTCCGTCATTAGAAAACTTGTCTTAATAATAATTTCTAACCCAAAATTAACtccaaaacttataataattcATCATAATTAGAAGTAGTATGCATCGTTTCCCAAAATTAACACCACAAAATAAGGTGT includes the following:
- the LOC122585000 gene encoding AP3-complex subunit beta-A, yielding MFTQFGTTAENFSKASTMVFRIGTDAHLYDDPDDVSISPLLDSKYDSEKCEALKRLLALIAQGLDVSNYFPQVVKNVASQSLEVKKLVYLYLLHYAERRPNEALLSINIFQRDLGDQNPLVRAWALRTMAGIRLHVISPLVLVAVRKCSRDPSVYVRKCAANALPKLHDLRLEENATAIIEIIGILLNDNSPGVVGAAAAAFASVCPNNLPLIGRSYKRLCEILPDVEEWGQIILIGILLRYVIARHGLAKESIMASLCPEDLNDVKSGSDSDTNYLGIKKTYEANSVIQNPELVAMVSRSYLSGLDKYLPHSTTADVIPPEFDSSRFTSSKSDDDVKILLQCTSPLLWSRNSAVVLAAAGVHWIMAPREDIPKIVKPLLFLLRSSTASKYVVLCNIQVFAKVMPSLFAPSFEDFFVSSSDAYQVKALKLEILSSIATDASISVIFQEFQDYVRDPDRRFAADTVAAIGLCAKQNSQVATTCLEGLLALTSPKSVNCTSGSMEDDAAVLIQAITSIKDIIKQDPFRHDKAIIFLARNLDSIKVPVARALIVWLVGEYNSVGDIIPKMVPVILRYLARRFPSESVETKHQILNAVVKVLLGSKGEDFKTAKTILSYVLELAKFDLNYDVRDRARVLRKLLSCYYNPSELEEETSQKPENNELALLVAEHIFGDTITSSTEMVNNRFYLPGSLSQIVLHAAPGYEPLPEPCSLTELDMIKEMNISGEGTAEVESYEVDHSGSDSGSMNEEGSYDSEDSVTSSSGTDNTNESAENDDNDNTESLINFSDVGKSEKDVEVSKENNLHSDFSELMSKGALESWLDENPSSSQNVPGLDNERISSARISIGDISGRVNPRTYTLLDPAYGNGLRVVYTFSSESSTISPSLVSVNTFFENCSSEPMSKVFLSGEESDTSSESLDQSLPTDGSSLQSQKDVLAPVEEIDVLKPGETTKQIIHVRFNHHLLPLKLILRCNGKKHPVKLRPDIGYFIKPLPMDLDVFSHKESELPGMFEYTRRCSFTDHLAEVINDKDHDGSLVKDSFIVICQTLASKMLSNANLHLVSVSMPVDANLNDASGLCLRFSGEILSNSIPCLVSVTLDGNCFEPLNASVKINCEETVFGLNLLNRIMNFLAEPPLTS